The Georgenia sp. TF02-10 genome window below encodes:
- a CDS encoding DUF6788 family protein — MNSSTAQELAAHQDRYRELAARIADLGLISAGSITRRYTRCATPGCRCRADPPQMHGPYWQWTAKVDGKTVTRRLTPTEAGLYQEWIDNDRQLRHIVAQMRQVAAKATALILNDAKDQQTSQV, encoded by the coding sequence ATGAACTCATCGACAGCCCAGGAGCTCGCTGCCCACCAAGACCGCTACCGCGAGCTCGCCGCCCGCATCGCCGACCTCGGCCTGATCAGCGCGGGCAGCATCACCCGCCGCTACACCAGGTGCGCCACCCCGGGCTGCCGCTGCCGGGCCGACCCGCCACAGATGCACGGGCCCTACTGGCAGTGGACCGCCAAGGTCGACGGCAAGACCGTCACCCGACGGCTCACCCCGACCGAGGCGGGCCTCTACCAGGAGTGGATCGACAACGACCGCCAGCTCCGCCACATCGTCGCCCAGATGCGCCAGGTAGCCGCCAAGGCCACCGCACTCATCCTCAACGACGCCAAGGACCAGCAGACCTCACAGGTTTAA
- the holA gene encoding DNA polymerase III subunit delta yields the protein MPPTRRKTAPALTWDQVEIAPVVLVRGTEGLLADRAVDRLLAQARAADPQVEVSHLEAATYEHGQLEMLASPSLFGERRCVVVHGAEAMSEAFLDDALRYLDAVAEDVWLLLRHGGGTRGKKLLDAVAAGSYPVVACEPLKREADKVDLVRADFARAHRRIEPAAAQALVEALGADLRELGAATSQLLTDTTGTVTAEVVERYHGGRVEATGFKVADAAVAGQGGPALVLLRHAVATGTGPVPVVAALAMKLRTLAKVAATRGRAGVSAADLGLAPWQVDRARRELAGWTPEGLAAAITAVAAADAEVKGQGRDPVFAVERAVLRVAGAHGRG from the coding sequence GTGCCGCCGACCCGCCGCAAGACCGCGCCCGCGCTGACCTGGGACCAGGTGGAGATCGCGCCCGTCGTCCTCGTCCGCGGCACCGAGGGCCTGCTCGCCGACCGCGCGGTCGACCGGCTGCTCGCGCAGGCCCGCGCCGCCGACCCGCAGGTGGAGGTCAGCCATCTGGAGGCGGCCACGTACGAGCACGGCCAGCTGGAGATGCTGGCCTCGCCCTCCCTGTTCGGGGAGCGGCGGTGCGTGGTGGTCCACGGCGCCGAGGCCATGTCCGAGGCCTTCCTCGACGACGCCCTGCGCTACCTCGATGCGGTCGCCGAGGACGTCTGGCTGCTCCTGCGGCACGGCGGCGGGACCCGGGGCAAGAAGCTCCTCGACGCCGTCGCCGCCGGCAGCTACCCGGTGGTCGCCTGCGAGCCGCTGAAGCGGGAGGCGGACAAGGTCGACCTCGTCCGGGCGGACTTCGCCCGCGCCCACCGCCGGATCGAGCCCGCCGCCGCCCAGGCCCTGGTCGAGGCGCTCGGCGCGGACCTGCGCGAGCTCGGCGCCGCGACCAGCCAGCTGCTCACCGACACCACCGGGACGGTCACCGCGGAGGTGGTCGAGCGCTACCACGGCGGCCGGGTCGAGGCCACCGGCTTCAAGGTGGCCGACGCCGCCGTGGCCGGCCAGGGCGGCCCGGCGCTGGTGCTGCTGCGCCACGCCGTCGCCACCGGCACCGGCCCGGTCCCGGTCGTCGCCGCGCTGGCGATGAAGCTGCGGACCCTGGCCAAGGTCGCCGCCACCCGCGGACGGGCCGGGGTCTCGGCGGCCGACCTGGGCCTGGCCCCCTGGCAGGTCGACCGGGCCCGGCGGGAGCTGGCGGGCTGGACGCCCGAGGGGCTGGCCGCCGCGATCACCGCCGTCGCCGCCGCCGACGCGGAGGTCAAGGGGCAGGGCCGGGACCCGGTGTTCGCGGTCGAGCGGGCCGTGCTCCGGGTGGCCGGCGCCCACGGCCGGGGGTGA
- a CDS encoding alpha-hydroxy-acid oxidizing protein encodes MTTSSTGRPAQGQASVGTGDTAPAGAENLRGQTATDPLAQPASGVGRWVQSLIYLNGAMGRRPAVPVAPDRLAAAARRRLSPRAYSYMAGSAGMESTARANRQALDRVKIVPRRLVDVGARDTSTSLFGAAMNAPLYLAPLGVLELAHREADVGVARAAQATGVPMMVSTQASRTMEEIAATMGDHPRWYQLYWSSNDDLVASLVRRAEAAGYSAIAVTLDTHLLGWRPRDLDLGFLPFAHGLGMAQYTSDPVFGQLVRDRLRAGTPGGPAVRPGPGALATLLSMARAYPGRTLDNLRSPRPRAAVQTFLDVFARPTLAWADLATLRELTTMPVILKGVMHPDDARRAQDLGIDGIVVSNHGGRQIDGELAALDALPDVAAAAPEVPVLFEGGIRGGADVLKALALGARAVGLGRPYAYGLALRGWTGARDVVRHVLAEFDLTMALAGLASVAEITPEVVRVRP; translated from the coding sequence ATGACGACGTCGAGCACCGGGCGGCCGGCCCAGGGCCAGGCCTCCGTGGGCACCGGGGACACGGCCCCCGCCGGGGCTGAGAACCTCCGCGGGCAGACCGCCACGGACCCGCTAGCCCAGCCGGCCAGCGGGGTGGGGCGCTGGGTGCAGTCCCTCATCTACCTCAACGGGGCGATGGGACGCCGGCCGGCCGTGCCGGTTGCCCCGGACCGCCTGGCGGCCGCCGCCCGCCGTCGGCTCAGCCCCCGCGCCTACTCCTACATGGCCGGCTCGGCCGGCATGGAGTCCACCGCCCGCGCCAACCGGCAGGCCCTGGACCGGGTGAAGATCGTGCCCCGGCGGCTGGTCGACGTCGGCGCCCGGGATACCAGCACCAGCCTCTTCGGCGCCGCCATGAACGCCCCGCTCTACCTTGCGCCCCTGGGAGTGCTGGAGCTGGCCCACCGCGAGGCCGACGTCGGCGTCGCCCGGGCGGCGCAGGCCACCGGCGTGCCGATGATGGTCTCCACCCAGGCCTCGCGCACGATGGAGGAGATCGCCGCGACGATGGGGGACCACCCGCGCTGGTACCAGCTGTATTGGAGCAGCAACGACGACCTGGTCGCGTCCCTGGTCCGGCGCGCCGAGGCGGCGGGCTACTCGGCCATCGCCGTCACCCTGGACACCCACCTGCTGGGCTGGCGGCCGCGCGACCTCGACCTCGGCTTCCTGCCCTTCGCCCACGGGCTCGGCATGGCCCAGTACACCTCCGACCCGGTCTTCGGCCAGCTCGTCCGCGACCGCCTCCGGGCCGGGACGCCGGGCGGCCCCGCCGTCCGGCCCGGTCCCGGGGCGCTCGCGACCCTGCTGAGCATGGCGCGCGCCTACCCCGGCCGAACCCTGGACAACCTCCGCTCGCCGCGGCCCCGCGCCGCCGTGCAGACCTTCCTCGACGTCTTCGCCCGCCCCACCCTCGCCTGGGCGGACCTCGCCACGCTCCGCGAGCTGACCACGATGCCGGTCATCCTCAAGGGCGTCATGCATCCCGACGACGCCCGCCGCGCCCAGGACCTCGGCATCGACGGGATCGTCGTGTCCAACCACGGCGGCCGGCAGATCGACGGCGAGCTCGCCGCGCTGGACGCCCTGCCCGACGTCGCCGCCGCCGCGCCGGAGGTCCCGGTGCTCTTCGAGGGCGGCATCCGTGGCGGCGCGGACGTGCTCAAGGCGCTGGCGCTGGGCGCCCGCGCGGTCGGGCTGGGCCGGCCCTACGCGTACGGGCTCGCCCTGCGCGGCTGGACCGGTGCCCGCGACGTCGTCCGGCACGTCCTCGCCGAGTTCGACCTCACGATGGCGCTGGCGGGCCTGGCGTCGGTCGCGGAGATCACCCCGGAGGTGGTGCGGGTGCGGCCGTGA
- a CDS encoding ComEC/Rec2 family competence protein, with product MPRALDLRLVPPAVLAWAAVGLALGQPASVVARAAAAAGALAVAPAVLLLVHRRARPRVARHRARAQAPPAAGVLLGLVVVAAVLAVTAARLDARERGLLPELVGRGASTTVTGRVAAEPQPVGSPREWHDGGRFRIRLDVIAVAGRGQHGAARAPVVVLGPSAWASVPLGAEVRVRGTPAATAPGDPVMALLSTDQPPEVRRPPGPLLRVVGGLRDALRAATADLAPQAQGLVPGIAVGDDRALPADLRDAMRATSLTHLTAVSGAHVAIVLGAVLGALSWLPRRWRAGAGCAALVAFVLLVRPEASVLRSATMGAVVLLALLVGRPSRALPALAAGVVALLLADPWLARSYGFALSVLATAGLVLLARPLAARLGQVLPRGLAYAVAVPTAAQLACGPVVVLLTPALATYAVPANVLAAPAVPPATVLGVAATVLAPVWPAAAHALVTAASWCTAWIATVATTFAALPAAQLPWPPGLAGLVLLAAGSLTALVVLGRLGPRVLRRARPVLLALAVLAALVLVPGPRAALLARLPDGWPPPGWRAIQCDVGQGAAFLLRSGPAAVVMVDVGPAGGGAAACLRAAGVRRVDLLVLTHAHADHVGALPEVLGAVGVAAALLGPGRDPPATVAAVQAQLDAAGVPVHRPVAADPGPAGAAAGLDAGSPDAADPAAAHAAATAGAAGRAGDVSWEVLWPTARATELFAGPDGVNDLSLVLRLDAGGLRALALGDVELAGQAGVVQRLRTEPTPGVDLAVMAHHGSARQDPALARLLAPRLTVVGVGTDNDYGHPAPAALALYARTGRVLPTSTCGPVALVDHGGRWATVARCPAPSSGRRRADRVAPLPRTAGGAVGTARACPRPVAG from the coding sequence GTGCCGCGCGCGCTCGACCTGCGCCTGGTCCCGCCGGCCGTGCTGGCCTGGGCCGCCGTCGGGCTCGCGCTGGGCCAGCCGGCCTCCGTCGTCGCCCGGGCGGCGGCCGCCGCCGGGGCCCTCGCCGTCGCGCCAGCGGTCCTGCTCCTGGTGCACCGGCGGGCCCGGCCGAGGGTCGCCCGCCACCGGGCCCGGGCGCAAGCCCCGCCGGCCGCCGGGGTGCTGCTCGGCCTCGTCGTGGTCGCCGCGGTGCTGGCGGTCACCGCCGCCCGCCTCGACGCCCGGGAGCGCGGCCTGCTGCCCGAGCTCGTCGGCCGGGGCGCCAGCACCACCGTCACCGGCCGGGTCGCCGCCGAGCCGCAGCCGGTCGGCTCCCCGCGGGAGTGGCACGACGGCGGCCGGTTCCGGATCCGGCTCGACGTCATCGCCGTGGCCGGCCGGGGGCAGCACGGAGCGGCCCGCGCGCCGGTGGTGGTCCTCGGGCCGTCCGCATGGGCGTCGGTGCCCCTCGGCGCGGAGGTCCGGGTGCGCGGCACGCCGGCCGCCACCGCGCCGGGGGACCCGGTGATGGCCCTGCTCAGCACCGACCAGCCGCCCGAGGTCCGCCGTCCGCCCGGCCCGCTGCTCCGGGTCGTCGGCGGGCTGCGCGACGCCCTGCGCGCGGCCACCGCCGACCTCGCCCCGCAGGCCCAGGGCCTCGTCCCGGGCATCGCCGTCGGCGACGACCGCGCCCTCCCGGCCGACCTGCGTGACGCGATGCGGGCCACCTCCCTCACCCACCTCACCGCGGTCAGCGGGGCGCACGTGGCCATCGTGCTCGGGGCGGTCCTCGGGGCGCTGTCCTGGCTGCCCCGGCGGTGGCGCGCCGGCGCCGGCTGCGCCGCGCTCGTCGCGTTCGTGCTGCTCGTGCGCCCCGAGGCCAGCGTGCTGCGCTCGGCCACCATGGGCGCCGTCGTCCTGCTCGCCCTCCTGGTCGGCCGGCCGAGCCGGGCCCTGCCCGCCCTCGCCGCCGGCGTCGTCGCGCTGCTCCTGGCGGACCCGTGGCTGGCCCGCTCCTATGGCTTCGCCCTCTCCGTGCTCGCTACCGCCGGGCTGGTGCTCCTCGCCCGCCCGCTCGCCGCCCGGCTCGGGCAGGTGCTGCCCCGCGGGCTCGCCTACGCCGTCGCCGTCCCCACCGCGGCGCAGCTGGCCTGCGGGCCCGTCGTCGTGCTGCTCACGCCGGCGCTGGCCACCTACGCGGTGCCGGCCAACGTGCTGGCCGCCCCGGCCGTCCCGCCCGCCACGGTGCTCGGCGTGGCCGCGACCGTGCTCGCGCCGGTGTGGCCGGCCGCGGCGCACGCGCTGGTCACCGCCGCGTCCTGGTGCACGGCCTGGATCGCGACGGTGGCCACGACCTTCGCGGCGCTGCCGGCCGCGCAGCTGCCCTGGCCGCCGGGGCTCGCCGGCCTGGTGCTGCTGGCCGCCGGCAGCCTGACCGCCCTGGTCGTGCTCGGCCGGCTCGGCCCGCGGGTCCTGCGCCGGGCCCGCCCGGTGCTCCTGGCCCTCGCCGTGCTCGCGGCGCTCGTGCTGGTGCCGGGGCCGCGGGCGGCGCTGCTCGCCCGGCTGCCGGACGGGTGGCCGCCGCCGGGCTGGCGCGCGATCCAGTGCGACGTCGGCCAGGGCGCCGCCTTCCTGCTGCGGTCCGGGCCGGCGGCCGTGGTGATGGTCGACGTCGGCCCGGCCGGCGGTGGCGCCGCCGCCTGCCTGCGCGCGGCCGGCGTGCGCCGGGTGGACCTCCTCGTGCTCACCCACGCCCACGCCGACCACGTCGGCGCCCTGCCGGAGGTGCTGGGCGCCGTCGGCGTCGCCGCCGCGCTGCTCGGCCCGGGGCGGGACCCGCCGGCGACCGTGGCCGCGGTGCAGGCCCAGCTGGACGCGGCCGGCGTGCCGGTGCACCGGCCGGTGGCGGCGGACCCGGGGCCGGCGGGCGCCGCGGCGGGGCTGGACGCCGGGAGTCCGGACGCTGCTGATCCGGCCGCGGCGCATGCCGCAGCGACGGCGGGCGCGGCCGGCCGCGCCGGGGACGTCTCCTGGGAGGTGCTCTGGCCGACGGCGCGGGCGACGGAGCTGTTCGCCGGCCCGGACGGGGTCAACGACCTGTCCCTGGTGCTGCGGCTGGACGCCGGGGGGCTGCGGGCCCTCGCGCTCGGCGACGTCGAGCTCGCCGGGCAGGCCGGCGTGGTGCAGCGGCTGCGCACCGAGCCGACGCCCGGGGTGGACCTGGCGGTGATGGCCCACCACGGCTCGGCCCGGCAGGACCCGGCCCTGGCCCGGTTGCTGGCACCCCGGCTGACCGTCGTGGGCGTGGGGACGGACAACGACTACGGGCATCCCGCCCCGGCCGCGCTGGCCCTGTACGCCCGCACCGGGCGGGTGCTGCCGACGAGCACCTGCGGCCCGGTGGCGCTGGTGGACCACGGCGGGCGCTGGGCGACCGTCGCACGCTGCCCGGCGCCCTCGTCCGGGCGACGGCGCGCCGACCGGGTGGCACCCTTACCACGCACGGCTGGGGGCGCCGTCGGCACCGCCCGGGCATGTCCCCGGCCCGTGGCAGGCTAG
- a CDS encoding helix-hairpin-helix domain-containing protein — translation MLAPGVVELSGGARVADAVAAAGGATAEAELAAVNLARPVADGEQVYVPRVGESPPAVAGPPPAGAPPAAGQPGAGGDPGAGTGETGAGTGAGGGTGAPAGLVNLNTATAEELDTLPGIGPALAGRILDWRELNGPFTSVADLDEVAGIGPATMARLADLVTV, via the coding sequence GTGCTGGCCCCCGGCGTCGTCGAGCTGTCCGGCGGCGCCCGGGTGGCCGACGCGGTGGCCGCGGCGGGCGGGGCGACCGCGGAGGCCGAGCTCGCCGCCGTCAACCTGGCCCGGCCGGTGGCAGACGGGGAGCAGGTGTACGTCCCGCGGGTGGGGGAGAGCCCGCCGGCGGTCGCCGGGCCCCCGCCGGCTGGAGCTCCACCGGCCGCCGGCCAGCCGGGCGCCGGCGGCGACCCGGGCGCGGGGACCGGCGAGACCGGCGCCGGGACGGGCGCTGGCGGCGGGACCGGCGCGCCCGCCGGGCTGGTCAACCTCAACACCGCCACCGCCGAGGAGCTCGACACCCTGCCCGGGATCGGTCCGGCCCTCGCCGGCCGGATCCTCGACTGGCGCGAGCTCAACGGCCCGTTCACCTCGGTCGCCGACCTCGACGAGGTCGCCGGCATCGGCCCGGCCACGATGGCCCGGCTCGCCGACCTGGTGACGGTATGA
- a CDS encoding Dps family protein, giving the protein MPEPIVETSLQEALVDLLDLSLQGKQAHWNIHGPFFRSLHLQLDDIVSLVRSASDDVAERLVAVGGTPDGRASTVSDTSGIGQIDGGRLPTDKVIRMFEEKLQGAADRIKGHLDELDEVDHQSTDLLTSIATGLEKQAWMLRASAEDA; this is encoded by the coding sequence ATGCCCGAACCCATCGTGGAGACCAGCCTCCAGGAGGCCCTCGTCGACCTGCTCGACCTCTCCCTCCAGGGCAAGCAGGCCCACTGGAACATCCACGGACCGTTCTTCCGTTCGCTGCACCTCCAGCTCGACGACATCGTCTCCCTCGTGCGGTCGGCCTCCGACGACGTCGCCGAGCGGCTGGTGGCCGTGGGCGGCACCCCGGACGGCCGGGCCAGCACGGTCTCGGACACCTCCGGCATCGGGCAGATCGACGGCGGCCGGCTGCCCACCGACAAGGTGATCCGGATGTTCGAGGAGAAGCTCCAGGGCGCGGCCGACCGCATCAAGGGCCACCTCGACGAGCTGGACGAGGTCGATCACCAGAGCACCGACCTGCTGACCTCCATCGCGACCGGCCTGGAGAAGCAGGCCTGGATGCTGCGCGCCAGCGCCGAGGACGCCTGA
- a CDS encoding aldose 1-epimerase — translation MSSTTHLGPTTIERGDLDGEPTWVLTNPAGARLVVAERGATALAWQVPDGAGRADLLDGYPTAAELTELDGYRGSVLAPWSNRIAGARYTFAGVSHDLGVAADGTREALHGLVTGLRWRRSPAADGVLRLTAVVPPDLNPGYPFSVTVTAAYSLGVGAAGESRLGLEITATNTGDGPAPVTLGWHPYLRMPGHDTIDDLELTVPARARVLTDAHLIPLPGEQAYAGVSAPVRLRLAGLVLDQAFTDLVPDDDGVVTSVLRSPATGATLTLEQEPDQARVVHVFTGDPLVRRRRAAVAVEPCQTMADAFNRADCADIVPVEPGQTRQLVTDIVYRRG, via the coding sequence GTGAGCAGCACCACCCACCTCGGCCCGACCACCATCGAGCGCGGTGACCTGGACGGGGAACCCACCTGGGTCCTCACCAACCCGGCCGGCGCCCGGCTCGTCGTCGCCGAGCGCGGCGCCACCGCCCTGGCCTGGCAGGTCCCGGACGGTGCCGGCAGGGCCGACCTCCTCGACGGCTACCCGACGGCGGCCGAGCTCACCGAGCTCGACGGGTACCGCGGCAGCGTGCTGGCGCCGTGGTCCAACCGGATCGCCGGCGCCCGGTACACCTTCGCCGGCGTCAGCCACGACCTCGGCGTCGCGGCCGACGGCACCCGCGAGGCGCTCCACGGGCTGGTCACCGGCCTGCGCTGGCGCCGGTCCCCGGCCGCCGACGGCGTGCTGCGGCTCACCGCCGTCGTGCCGCCCGACCTGAACCCGGGCTACCCGTTCTCGGTCACCGTCACCGCGGCCTACTCCCTCGGCGTGGGCGCGGCCGGCGAGTCCCGGCTCGGGCTGGAGATCACCGCGACCAACACCGGCGACGGCCCGGCGCCGGTGACCCTCGGCTGGCACCCCTACCTCCGTATGCCCGGCCACGACACGATCGACGACCTCGAGCTCACCGTCCCCGCCCGGGCCCGCGTGCTGACCGACGCCCACCTGATCCCGCTGCCCGGCGAGCAGGCCTACGCCGGCGTGAGCGCGCCGGTCCGGCTCCGGCTCGCCGGCCTGGTCCTGGACCAGGCCTTCACCGACCTGGTGCCGGACGACGACGGCGTGGTCACCTCCGTGCTGCGCTCGCCGGCGACGGGCGCCACCCTCACCCTCGAGCAGGAGCCCGACCAGGCCCGGGTCGTGCACGTCTTCACCGGCGACCCCCTCGTGCGGCGCCGCCGGGCCGCCGTCGCCGTCGAGCCCTGCCAGACCATGGCCGACGCGTTCAACCGGGCCGACTGCGCCGACATCGTCCCGGTCGAGCCCGGCCAGACCCGCCAGCTCGTCACCGACATCGTCTACCGGCGCGGCTGA
- the rpsT gene encoding 30S ribosomal protein S20: MANIKSQKKRILTNEKARLRNKAVKSELKTYVRRVREAIAAGDQESAADAMRAAGRKLDKAASKGVIHANQAANRKAKLARQVSSL; the protein is encoded by the coding sequence GTGGCGAACATCAAGTCCCAGAAGAAGCGCATCCTCACCAACGAGAAGGCGCGCCTGCGCAACAAGGCCGTGAAGTCCGAGCTGAAGACCTACGTCCGCCGGGTCCGCGAGGCGATCGCGGCCGGCGACCAGGAGTCCGCCGCCGACGCCATGAGGGCCGCCGGCCGCAAGCTGGACAAGGCCGCCAGCAAGGGTGTCATCCACGCCAACCAGGCCGCCAACCGCAAGGCCAAGCTGGCCCGCCAGGTCAGCTCGCTCTGA
- a CDS encoding leucine--tRNA ligase, which yields MTTHDAATTTTAEETAHRYTAALAGQIEQKWQETWERLGTFHADNPTGDLAGPGEVPAEKYYLLDMFPYPSGKGLHVGHPLGYIATDVVGRYQRMKGKNVLHALGYDAFGLPAEQYAVQTGQHPRATTEANIVNMRRQLLRLGLAHDSRRTFATTDPGFVRWTQWIFLQIFGSYYDADAVRPDGGRGAARPIGELQAQLAAGTRPTPDGRPWADLTPGERADVVDSFRLAYISEAPVNWCPGLGTVLANEEVTAEGRSERGNFPVFQRNLRQWMLRITAYADRLDADLDTIDWPEKVRSMQRNWIGRSTGAYVDFTVDGVAEPLTVFTTRPDTLFGATFMVLAPEHPLVAGAADGDHGPGSGSGSDHAADGGPGTGAVPARWPAGTKAAWTGGAATPAEAVRSYQRAAAAKTDAERQDAERTKTGVFTGIYATNPATGAEVPVFVADYVLAGYGTGAIMAVPGGDERDFAFATKYELPVVYTVQPPAGFAGGAYTGDGTVINSAGPGVSLDGLDVAAAKARMIAWLEATGAGRGATTYRLRDWLFSRQRYWGEPFPIVYDADGRPHAVPEADLPVDLPEVPDYSPRTFDPEDATSSPEPPLGRVPEWVEVELDLGEGPRTYHRDTNTMPNWAGSSWYELRYLDPHNDAALVDPANEAYWMGPRPASTAPDGTPVPANVSGGADLYVGGVEHAVLHLLYARFWHKVLHDLGHVSSSEPFHRLFNQGYIQAYAYADARGQYVPADEVEEVPAADGGEPRYTWRGQEVFREYGKMGKSLKNIVTPDEMYDAYGADTFRVYEMSMGPLDDSRPWDTRAVVGAQRFLQRLWRNVVDETTGATTVVDEPADLETRRLVARTVADVETEMSAMRVNTAIARMIVLNNHLTGLARVPREAIEPLVLMVAPVAPHIAEELWSRLGHPTSLAREPFPTADPALLVTETVTCVVQVAGKVRDRLEVPPGIGEEELGRLAVATAGVQRALAGKDVRRVIVRAPRLVNVVPA from the coding sequence ATGACCACCCACGACGCCGCCACGACCACCACCGCCGAGGAGACCGCGCACCGCTACACCGCGGCGCTCGCCGGCCAGATCGAGCAGAAGTGGCAGGAGACCTGGGAGCGGCTGGGCACCTTCCACGCCGACAACCCCACCGGCGACCTCGCCGGCCCGGGGGAGGTGCCGGCGGAGAAGTACTACCTGCTGGACATGTTCCCCTACCCCTCCGGCAAGGGCCTGCACGTGGGTCACCCGCTGGGCTACATCGCCACCGACGTGGTCGGCCGGTACCAGCGGATGAAGGGCAAGAACGTCCTGCATGCGCTGGGCTACGACGCCTTCGGCCTGCCCGCCGAGCAGTACGCGGTGCAGACCGGGCAGCACCCGCGGGCCACCACCGAGGCGAACATCGTCAACATGCGCCGCCAGCTGCTCCGGCTGGGCCTGGCCCACGACTCCCGCCGCACCTTCGCCACCACCGACCCCGGGTTCGTGCGGTGGACCCAGTGGATCTTCCTGCAGATCTTCGGCTCCTACTACGACGCCGACGCGGTGCGGCCCGACGGCGGCCGCGGCGCCGCCCGCCCGATCGGCGAGCTTCAGGCGCAGCTGGCCGCCGGCACCCGCCCCACCCCGGACGGGCGGCCCTGGGCGGACCTGACCCCCGGGGAACGGGCCGACGTCGTGGACTCCTTCCGGCTGGCCTACATCTCCGAGGCGCCGGTGAACTGGTGCCCCGGGCTGGGCACCGTGCTGGCCAACGAGGAGGTCACCGCCGAGGGGCGGTCCGAGCGGGGCAACTTCCCGGTCTTCCAGCGCAACCTGCGCCAGTGGATGCTGCGGATCACCGCCTACGCCGACCGGCTGGACGCGGACCTGGACACCATCGACTGGCCGGAGAAGGTCCGCTCGATGCAGCGGAACTGGATCGGCCGGTCCACCGGCGCGTACGTGGACTTCACCGTCGACGGCGTGGCGGAGCCGCTGACCGTGTTCACCACCCGGCCGGACACCCTGTTCGGGGCGACGTTCATGGTGCTCGCGCCGGAGCACCCGCTGGTCGCCGGCGCCGCCGACGGCGACCACGGCCCCGGTTCCGGTTCCGGTTCCGACCACGCCGCCGACGGCGGCCCCGGCACTGGCGCCGTCCCGGCCCGCTGGCCCGCGGGCACCAAGGCGGCGTGGACCGGGGGCGCGGCCACCCCGGCCGAGGCGGTGCGCTCCTACCAGCGGGCCGCCGCGGCCAAGACCGACGCCGAGCGGCAGGACGCCGAGCGCACCAAGACCGGCGTGTTCACCGGGATCTACGCGACCAACCCGGCGACCGGGGCGGAAGTGCCGGTGTTCGTCGCCGACTACGTCCTGGCCGGCTACGGCACCGGTGCGATCATGGCCGTCCCCGGCGGGGACGAGCGTGACTTCGCCTTCGCCACCAAGTACGAGCTGCCGGTGGTCTACACGGTCCAGCCGCCCGCGGGCTTCGCCGGCGGTGCGTACACCGGCGACGGGACGGTCATCAACTCCGCCGGCCCCGGGGTGAGCCTGGACGGGCTGGACGTCGCGGCGGCCAAGGCCCGGATGATCGCCTGGCTGGAGGCCACCGGGGCCGGGCGCGGCGCCACCACCTACCGGCTGCGGGACTGGCTCTTCTCCCGCCAGCGGTACTGGGGCGAGCCCTTCCCGATCGTCTACGACGCCGACGGGCGCCCGCACGCCGTGCCCGAGGCCGACCTGCCGGTGGACCTGCCGGAGGTGCCGGACTACTCCCCGCGGACCTTCGACCCCGAGGACGCCACCTCCTCCCCGGAGCCCCCGCTGGGCCGGGTGCCGGAGTGGGTCGAGGTCGAGCTGGACCTGGGGGAGGGCCCGCGGACCTACCACCGGGACACCAACACCATGCCCAACTGGGCCGGGTCGTCCTGGTATGAGCTGCGCTACCTGGACCCGCACAACGACGCCGCCCTGGTCGACCCGGCCAACGAGGCGTACTGGATGGGGCCCCGGCCGGCCTCCACCGCCCCCGACGGCACGCCCGTGCCGGCCAACGTCTCCGGTGGGGCGGACCTGTACGTCGGCGGCGTCGAGCACGCCGTGCTGCACCTGCTCTACGCCCGGTTCTGGCACAAGGTGCTCCACGACCTGGGCCACGTCTCCAGCTCGGAGCCCTTCCACCGGCTGTTCAACCAGGGTTACATCCAGGCCTACGCCTACGCCGACGCCCGCGGGCAGTACGTGCCGGCGGACGAGGTCGAGGAGGTGCCGGCGGCCGACGGCGGGGAGCCGCGGTACACCTGGCGGGGCCAGGAGGTGTTCCGCGAGTACGGGAAGATGGGCAAGTCCCTGAAGAACATCGTCACCCCGGACGAGATGTACGACGCCTACGGCGCGGACACCTTCCGGGTGTACGAGATGTCCATGGGCCCGCTGGACGACTCCCGGCCCTGGGACACCCGCGCCGTCGTCGGCGCCCAGCGGTTCCTGCAGCGGCTGTGGCGCAACGTCGTCGACGAGACCACCGGGGCGACCACGGTGGTGGACGAGCCGGCCGACCTGGAGACCCGCCGGCTGGTGGCCCGCACGGTCGCCGACGTCGAGACGGAGATGTCGGCGATGCGGGTCAACACCGCCATCGCCCGGATGATCGTGCTGAACAACCACCTGACCGGGCTGGCCCGGGTGCCGCGGGAGGCGATCGAGCCCCTCGTGCTGATGGTGGCCCCGGTCGCCCCGCACATCGCCGAGGAGCTGTGGAGCCGGCTCGGCCACCCCACCTCCCTGGCCCGGGAGCCCTTCCCGACGGCGGACCCGGCCCTGCTCGTGACGGAGACGGTGACCTGCGTGGTCCAGGTGGCCGGCAAGGTGCGGGACCGGCTGGAGGTCCCGCCCGGGATCGGCGAGGAGGAGCTCGGCAGGCTCGCCGTGGCCACCGCCGGGGTGCAGCGGGCGCTGGCCGGGAAGGACGTGCGCCGGGTGATCGTCCGGGCGCCCCGGCTGGTGAACGTCGTCCCGGCCTGA